In a genomic window of Desulfomonilia bacterium:
- a CDS encoding amidohydrolase family protein gives MFDIIIENADITDGSGKPSYKADIGIKGNLIEVIGDLKKSEAERRINAHGRTVCPGFIDAHSHADLALFKDDFENILSPLVKQGITTFVGGHCGMGLAPLTNVNSSGLKTYLEVFTQMDYDNDIKWSDVNSFMEFAEKRGMLTNMALLVPHGILRISASGINNRLLAKSEIEHMKNQLVESMEAGCFGLSSGLQYAPGLNSDTEELVELSTPLARYDGIHASHLRSYTSSTMPQAVGELGEISRRCGIHTHSAHIFSVPWAGPFHDLALKGLKWLARNAELATKVIPKAILDMEMNRILGLFENERKKGGNVTLDIMPTTAGFTHLLAFFPPWTLVGGKKDVLDKISDKETRAIIKKDIEVGKPVWPHRGRNSWSMNFMRLMGWDAVTIMAVGSHKNKNLEGRRFTEIGEERGIHPFDVMCDLLIEEDGHVLVFESMSEPDDIFTEGYTFPALVDPSVMITTDTILLGIGKPSYLFYGCYPKFIGRYVFEKGLISLETAVYKCTGLPAKEFGIENRGLIKEGYFADLLIMDARNFKTKAVFRDPVHHPTGLDLVMINGRVVVENGELKKGVLSGKILRKQDQAVSKSNI, from the coding sequence ATGTTTGACATTATTATTGAAAACGCCGATATCACAGATGGTTCGGGAAAACCGTCCTATAAAGCCGACATAGGAATCAAAGGCAACCTGATCGAGGTAATAGGAGACCTTAAAAAAAGCGAAGCTGAGCGGAGAATAAACGCCCATGGCAGGACAGTCTGTCCGGGTTTCATTGACGCTCATTCGCACGCCGATCTTGCTCTTTTCAAAGATGATTTTGAAAACATACTCTCTCCACTGGTGAAGCAGGGCATTACCACATTTGTAGGCGGTCATTGCGGTATGGGGCTTGCACCGCTAACAAATGTAAATTCCTCCGGCCTCAAGACCTATCTCGAAGTGTTCACTCAAATGGATTATGACAATGACATCAAGTGGAGCGATGTAAACAGTTTCATGGAATTTGCTGAAAAAAGGGGCATGCTTACAAACATGGCCCTGCTGGTACCTCATGGAATCCTTAGGATAAGCGCTTCCGGAATAAACAACCGTCTGCTTGCGAAATCAGAAATCGAACATATGAAGAATCAGCTCGTAGAAAGCATGGAAGCAGGCTGTTTCGGACTCTCATCCGGACTGCAGTATGCACCCGGACTCAACTCAGATACCGAGGAGCTTGTTGAACTCTCAACACCTTTGGCCAGGTATGATGGTATCCATGCAAGTCACCTGAGGTCTTATACATCATCGACAATGCCTCAGGCTGTTGGAGAACTAGGTGAAATTTCACGCAGGTGCGGCATACATACCCACTCGGCTCATATATTTTCCGTACCCTGGGCGGGCCCATTCCATGATCTGGCATTAAAAGGGCTCAAATGGCTTGCAAGAAATGCCGAACTGGCCACTAAAGTTATTCCCAAAGCTATACTGGACATGGAAATGAATCGAATTCTGGGGTTATTTGAAAACGAACGCAAGAAGGGCGGCAATGTAACACTGGACATTATGCCTACAACCGCAGGGTTCACCCATCTGCTTGCATTCTTCCCTCCCTGGACTCTGGTCGGAGGCAAAAAAGACGTACTTGATAAAATCTCTGACAAGGAGACACGTGCGATCATAAAAAAAGACATAGAAGTGGGAAAACCTGTATGGCCTCACAGAGGAAGGAACAGCTGGTCAATGAATTTCATGCGGCTTATGGGATGGGATGCCGTGACCATTATGGCCGTAGGCAGCCATAAAAATAAAAACCTTGAAGGCAGAAGGTTTACTGAAATTGGAGAAGAACGTGGAATCCACCCGTTTGACGTCATGTGCGACCTTCTCATAGAAGAGGACGGCCATGTACTGGTTTTTGAATCCATGAGCGAACCTGATGATATATTTACGGAAGGCTACACATTTCCTGCTCTTGTCGACCCTTCTGTAATGATCACTACCGATACCATCCTGCTTGGTATCGGCAAACCCTCATACCTGTTTTATGGATGCTACCCCAAATTTATCGGCAGGTATGTATTCGAAAAAGGCCTGATCAGTCTTGAGACTGCCGTATACAAATGTACTGGTCTGCCTGCAAAGGAATTCGGCATTGAGAATAGAGGATTGATAAAGGAAGGATATTTTGCAGACCTGCTGATAATGGATGCTCGAAATTTCAAAACAAAAGCTGTCTTCCGCGACCCGGTACATCATCCGACCGGACTTGATTTAGTAATGATTAACGGCCGAGTAGTCGTTGAAAATGGAGAACTCAAAAAGGGAGTGCTTTCCGGCAAGATCCTCAGGAAGCAGGATCAGGCCGTAAGTAAATCTAATATCTGA
- a CDS encoding PilZ domain-containing protein encodes MEKDEFEKSLEEFEKLVRKKLPAMINMAMAAKDNREIQSNFNFFIETLKREKNAINRDIERVARPAQRMRFFNTINTMESLLRAMKGRNSIQERLRQKQHTLHEHITYNSGQGAVDGELLNVFQDGLLLKTSEKLSIDKEIELVLDDGRNMRGKVIWSIPEGDGCVETGVKLDNVSSALDDELHKLIDEKLDT; translated from the coding sequence ATGGAAAAAGATGAGTTTGAAAAATCCCTTGAGGAATTTGAAAAGCTTGTAAGAAAAAAGCTTCCCGCAATGATAAACATGGCAATGGCTGCCAAAGACAACCGTGAAATTCAAAGCAACTTCAATTTTTTCATAGAAACGTTGAAACGCGAGAAGAATGCAATAAACAGAGATATCGAAAGGGTTGCCAGGCCTGCCCAGAGAATGAGGTTTTTCAATACCATTAATACAATGGAATCCCTTTTGAGGGCAATGAAGGGCAGAAACAGCATACAGGAAAGACTTCGGCAGAAGCAGCATACTCTTCACGAGCATATAACTTACAATTCAGGACAGGGGGCTGTTGACGGTGAACTGCTCAATGTCTTTCAGGATGGTTTATTACTGAAAACCTCGGAAAAATTGTCGATTGATAAAGAAATAGAATTGGTACTCGATGACGGCAGGAATATGCGCGGCAAGGTAATATGGTCCATACCGGAAGGGGACGGTTGTGTTGAAACCGGTGTGAAGCTCGATAATGTGTCAAGCGCGCTGGATGATGAATTACATAAACTTATTGACGAAAAGCTAGATACCTGA
- a CDS encoding GNAT family N-acetyltransferase — protein MNIIYRQCVKEDIEGISEVLFRTGFMGEDLTPTGRFNDKKLFAMVNIEGYVRYEAENGFVAQDRDTGRILGYIIGTANTHRYEKKIALRIYWRIFLRLFLVTWWRYPESFRTVIYWFYTYETKSIEHLYNEYPAHLHINILPGYQHMGIGKNLLDMFMANMTSKGVSGVHLGTSNYNFKALPFYRKNGFSVIFERKNLFWPGVENQISMIFGKGLRP, from the coding sequence ATGAACATAATATACCGTCAATGTGTAAAGGAAGACATAGAAGGTATTTCGGAAGTATTATTCAGGACCGGATTCATGGGAGAAGATCTTACGCCGACCGGCCGGTTCAATGATAAAAAACTTTTTGCCATGGTCAATATCGAGGGCTATGTTAGATACGAAGCAGAAAACGGATTTGTCGCACAGGACAGAGATACCGGAAGAATACTTGGATATATAATCGGTACGGCAAACACACACAGATATGAGAAAAAAATTGCCTTGAGAATATACTGGAGGATTTTTCTTCGCCTTTTCCTTGTCACATGGTGGCGCTATCCGGAATCATTCAGAACGGTTATTTACTGGTTTTACACATATGAGACAAAATCTATCGAGCACCTTTACAATGAATATCCGGCCCACCTGCACATAAATATTCTGCCGGGATATCAGCACATGGGCATCGGGAAAAATCTCCTGGACATGTTTATGGCGAATATGACTTCCAAGGGTGTTTCGGGAGTCCATCTCGGGACTTCCAACTACAATTTCAAAGCACTCCCCTTTTACAGAAAAAACGGATTTTCGGTTATATTTGAAAGAAAAAATCTATTCTGGCCCGGAGTTGAGAATCAGATTTCAATGATCTTCGGCAAAGGCTTGAGACCCTGA
- a CDS encoding ATP-binding protein, with amino-acid sequence MFLKSDLIRSIRIRFIAWYALILTVTFLLFSTVLYVYLQKSLSSYLDFILESKAEGVAASINTYWETEKMVAVHSKGISRKTLSKINNKNFLKIANRWVEERSNDPDLVSVIIQIYKPNGEIVAYSKSAPIVNLPGEAIDKLKKGQDFYGNERIEISEKTFQDFRFVSIPVKEGKSVAYIVQVASPLTFIYTTLNRVKLILFVTLPLTVIIASILAGMFLASITLKPLNKMIGTVRQITGANLDTRVDIPENMDEIRELAETFNDMLERINRSFAVQKQFMQDVSHELKTPLTVIRGEMEVALKRERSINEYRDILESSLDEIKKINRILESLLALARFDSDAVSLHKESTDVTEMIKEILNDIEILALQKNIEITIISEASDNIVNIDRERMRRVFYNIFDNAIKYSSEKGKIEVDVERVDSEILINISDSGPGISEEDIPYIFDRFYRADKARCSEGFGLGLSIAKSIVKAHNGNIEVRSVPGSGATFTISLPASL; translated from the coding sequence ATGTTCTTAAAAAGTGACCTTATCCGGTCTATTAGAATAAGGTTTATTGCATGGTATGCTCTTATCCTGACTGTTACATTCCTGTTGTTCAGTACTGTTCTTTATGTATATCTTCAAAAGAGTCTGAGCTCTTACCTTGATTTTATACTTGAATCGAAGGCCGAGGGTGTCGCAGCATCCATAAATACATATTGGGAAACCGAGAAAATGGTTGCTGTTCACAGTAAAGGCATCAGCAGGAAGACTCTTAGCAAGATTAATAATAAAAACTTTCTGAAAATTGCAAACAGATGGGTTGAAGAGCGGTCTAATGATCCGGACCTTGTAAGCGTTATCATTCAGATTTATAAACCGAACGGTGAAATAGTCGCTTATTCGAAAAGTGCACCTATTGTTAATCTGCCCGGGGAAGCAATTGATAAATTAAAAAAGGGTCAGGATTTCTATGGAAATGAAAGAATAGAGATCTCGGAAAAAACCTTCCAGGATTTCAGGTTTGTGTCCATACCGGTAAAGGAAGGGAAATCGGTAGCATACATAGTTCAGGTCGCGAGTCCCCTGACTTTCATTTATACAACACTTAACAGGGTCAAGCTGATTCTGTTCGTAACACTTCCGCTTACAGTAATAATAGCCAGTATACTTGCTGGGATGTTCCTGGCAAGTATAACACTCAAACCATTGAACAAGATGATCGGGACCGTACGTCAGATTACCGGAGCCAATCTTGACACAAGAGTTGATATTCCAGAGAACATGGATGAGATCAGGGAGCTTGCAGAAACATTTAATGACATGCTCGAAAGGATTAACCGTTCATTTGCCGTACAGAAGCAGTTTATGCAGGATGTTTCCCATGAGTTGAAAACTCCCCTTACTGTTATAAGAGGTGAAATGGAAGTTGCACTCAAGAGAGAGCGCTCTATTAATGAATACAGGGATATACTTGAAAGCAGTCTTGATGAGATAAAAAAGATAAACCGTATACTTGAAAGTCTTCTCGCACTTGCAAGATTCGACAGTGATGCTGTCTCATTACATAAAGAGTCCACTGATGTAACAGAGATGATCAAGGAAATTCTGAATGACATTGAGATATTGGCATTACAGAAAAACATTGAGATTACGATTATCTCTGAAGCCTCTGATAATATAGTCAACATTGACAGGGAAAGGATGAGAAGGGTCTTTTACAATATTTTTGACAATGCCATCAAATATTCCAGTGAAAAAGGAAAAATCGAGGTTGATGTTGAAAGGGTTGATTCGGAAATATTAATTAATATCAGCGATTCAGGACCGGGTATTTCCGAAGAAGATATTCCATATATTTTTGACAGGTTTTATCGTGCGGACAAAGCCAGATGCAGTGAAGGTTTTGGCCTTGGCTTAAGTATTGCGAAATCGATAGTCAAAGCTCACAACGGAAATATCGAAGTCAGAAGCGTTCCAGGCTCGGGTGCAACCTTTACAATTTCTCTGCCAGCCAGCTTATAG
- a CDS encoding MiaB/RimO family radical SAM methylthiotransferase, which yields MKFRIETLGCKVNQYESQQIRQALLTAGYAEASDNEHADLAIVNTCTVTHRSDSDARKLLRKALDSEKVVATGCLASIRSELIKSVSDRIMVVPKGEIDKITGVSLPETISSFSGRARAFIKIQDGCSNFCTFCIVPFARGCPSSRPGSEIIDEVNNLFKNGCNEIVLCGINLGLYEGGFSTMLKRLLRETDIPRIRISSIEPWTVKQDIIELFSEPRICAHLHLPLQSGSRKILARMARPYDPSYYKNLIGELISVRPEAAIGTDIMAGFPGESADDFNESFNFLESLPIAYMHVFPFSKRPGTKAAGFSDQVDEVEKKRRAMLLRRLSEEKRKGFIQVRIGEICNVLVTDSENGVCRGITSNYITVVFNSNSSIGDIVEVRLEKIQGRQVKGIFNG from the coding sequence ATGAAATTCAGAATCGAAACACTTGGATGCAAAGTAAATCAATATGAGAGCCAGCAGATAAGACAGGCCCTGTTGACCGCCGGTTATGCCGAGGCATCTGATAATGAACATGCTGATCTGGCTATTGTGAACACATGTACGGTCACACACCGTTCTGATTCCGATGCCAGAAAACTTCTGAGAAAGGCGCTTGATTCGGAAAAAGTTGTGGCAACAGGCTGCCTTGCATCTATAAGATCCGAGTTGATCAAGTCTGTTTCTGACAGGATCATGGTTGTACCGAAGGGTGAAATTGATAAAATCACAGGTGTATCCCTGCCCGAGACTATTTCGAGCTTTTCAGGCAGAGCCAGGGCCTTTATCAAGATACAGGACGGTTGTTCCAATTTCTGTACATTCTGCATAGTTCCCTTTGCAAGAGGTTGCCCTTCGAGCAGGCCGGGAAGTGAAATAATTGATGAGGTGAACAATCTGTTCAAGAACGGGTGCAATGAAATTGTTCTGTGCGGAATAAATCTCGGGCTTTATGAAGGCGGCTTCTCCACCATGCTTAAGCGTCTTCTCAGAGAAACTGATATTCCAAGGATCCGCATAAGCTCGATTGAGCCCTGGACGGTAAAACAGGATATCATAGAGCTTTTTTCAGAGCCGCGTATTTGCGCTCACCTGCACTTGCCCCTGCAGAGCGGGAGCAGAAAGATTCTTGCCAGGATGGCAAGGCCTTATGATCCGTCATATTATAAAAATCTCATCGGAGAGCTTATCTCGGTAAGACCCGAAGCGGCAATAGGTACCGATATAATGGCCGGTTTTCCCGGAGAAAGCGCCGATGATTTCAATGAGAGTTTTAATTTCCTTGAAAGCCTTCCCATTGCATATATGCATGTGTTCCCGTTTTCAAAACGGCCCGGAACAAAAGCGGCGGGTTTCAGCGACCAGGTTGATGAGGTCGAGAAGAAAAGGAGGGCAATGCTTCTTAGGCGACTTTCAGAAGAAAAAAGGAAGGGATTCATTCAGGTAAGGATTGGTGAGATATGCAATGTTCTTGTAACCGATTCAGAGAATGGTGTCTGTCGTGGGATTACTTCGAATTATATTACTGTTGTTTTTAATTCAAATTCCTCTATCGGAGATATTGTAGAGGTCAGGCTTGAGAAAATTCAGGGTCGTCAGGTGAAAGGCATATTTAATGGATAA
- a CDS encoding Gfo/Idh/MocA family oxidoreductase, giving the protein MIKKVILIGAGDRGQVYASYVMKNRDKLSLVAVADPNETRRNKVAGAHGIGPSSRFESWEEILSQPQMADGAIIATQDNLHAVPAVKALESGYEVLLEKPMALTVEDCEILVETSRKTGRTLNVCHVLRYTDFFSRIKSIINQGIIGDVYTIFHAENVSYYHMAHSYVRGNWRNIPNSSPMILAKCCHDLDLIAWFAAAKPVKISSIGALSHFRPENAPVAAPQRCTDGCPAGKECMFNAVDIYLYGKHMKLALAKEGPPAISLAANIMLKYPGISGIIPGLKEYSVWKEWPTSTITDDLSKDGIMNALKNGPYGRCVYFCDNDQVDHQETAIEFDNGITAVLRMHGHSEIEGRTIRIDGSKGTLKGKFGGKTGLDVHIHATGKKIVFPMKADILGHSEGDRGIMDNFLSVLNGGKGQTDAAESIVSHMMAFAAYDSMTQNKVVEL; this is encoded by the coding sequence ATGATTAAAAAGGTTATCCTAATAGGTGCCGGTGACCGTGGTCAGGTTTATGCCTCATATGTAATGAAAAACCGGGACAAGCTGAGTCTTGTTGCCGTTGCAGACCCGAATGAGACGAGAAGGAACAAGGTGGCCGGGGCTCATGGTATAGGACCTTCAAGCCGGTTCGAATCATGGGAGGAAATTCTGTCTCAGCCTCAAATGGCTGATGGGGCAATAATAGCCACACAGGATAATCTGCATGCAGTACCTGCGGTAAAAGCTCTAGAATCGGGATATGAGGTTCTGCTTGAAAAACCGATGGCTCTTACAGTAGAAGATTGTGAAATTCTTGTTGAAACTTCAAGAAAGACAGGGCGCACATTGAATGTATGCCATGTTCTCAGGTATACGGACTTCTTTTCCAGGATAAAGTCAATTATAAATCAAGGTATTATTGGAGATGTCTACACTATATTCCACGCAGAAAACGTCTCATATTATCATATGGCCCACTCATATGTCCGTGGAAACTGGAGGAACATCCCGAACTCATCACCTATGATACTTGCCAAATGCTGCCATGATCTTGACCTGATAGCCTGGTTTGCCGCGGCGAAACCCGTGAAAATAAGTTCAATTGGCGCATTAAGCCATTTCAGGCCGGAAAATGCACCTGTAGCAGCACCGCAAAGATGTACCGACGGTTGCCCGGCCGGAAAGGAATGCATGTTCAATGCAGTAGATATATACCTTTACGGCAAACATATGAAACTTGCACTGGCAAAGGAAGGGCCACCCGCAATCTCACTTGCTGCAAATATCATGCTGAAATATCCCGGCATTTCAGGGATTATCCCGGGGCTGAAAGAGTATTCCGTCTGGAAAGAGTGGCCCACAAGTACGATTACTGATGATCTTTCAAAAGACGGCATCATGAACGCTCTGAAAAACGGGCCTTATGGCAGATGCGTCTATTTCTGTGATAATGACCAGGTCGATCACCAGGAAACGGCAATTGAGTTCGATAACGGCATTACGGCCGTTCTGAGAATGCACGGACATTCTGAAATAGAGGGAAGGACCATACGTATCGACGGAAGCAAAGGGACTCTCAAAGGAAAATTCGGAGGAAAAACCGGGCTTGATGTTCATATTCATGCAACCGGGAAAAAAATCGTTTTCCCGATGAAAGCGGATATACTTGGACACTCCGAAGGTGATCGCGGAATAATGGATAATTTCCTATCCGTGCTGAATGGAGGAAAAGGCCAGACCGATGCTGCCGAATCGATTGTCAGTCACATGATGGCTTTTGCCGCATATGATTCAATGACTCAAAATAAGGTTGTCGAATTATGA